A stretch of DNA from Salvelinus fontinalis isolate EN_2023a unplaced genomic scaffold, ASM2944872v1 scaffold_0285, whole genome shotgun sequence:
gactgtcgtttctctttggttatttgagctgttcttgccataatacggacttggtattttaccaaatagggctatcttctgtagaccacccctaccttgttacaacacaactgattggctcaaactcattaagaaggaaagaaattccacaaatgaacttttaacaaggcacacctatcaattgaaatgcattccaggtgactacctcatgaagctggttgagagaatgccaagagtgtgcaaagctgccatcaaggcaaagggtggcaacttttgATAAATATCAAataacaaatatattttgatttgtaaaaaaaaaaaaaaaaaaaaaaaaaaagaggttaTTTCAtgcttttgatgtctttactattattctacaatgtagaaaatagtaaaattaaagaaaaacccttgaatgagtaggtgtgtccaaacctggTACTGTATAAAAACGTTTATGACGGTCTTCGTCCATAACCATCGGTTACAGGGTTATACAttaattgtgccagccctagaCACAGAAGCAAGAGATTCCTATGGGAAAAAAACTATGGATTAGCTTTATGTCAGTTAGGTTATAGCAATATGCTAtttttattatttgttttgtatttacattgttattatttttttcttcatcattgggaagggctcgtaagtaagcatttcaaggtgAAGTCTTCACccgttgtattcgacgcatgtgacaaataagactGCTTTGAAAGTCCTGCCTACTTCCTGGATCATGTCCCTCGCTGTTTTTGAATGGGGATTCAAGTATTAGAATATCAAATTCATGAAAACGCGTTCATTTAAGATATATCTCaagttataaactgggtggttcgagccctgaatgctgattggctgacagccttgGTATATCAAttcgtataccacgggtatgataaaacatatttattttactgctctaattatgttggtaacttataatagcaataaggcacctcaggggtttgtgatatatggccaatataccatggctaagggctgtgtctagttactctgcgttgcgtcgtggTAAGAgcagccattagccgtggtatattggccatataccacacaccaTATACCCCCAgggcttattgcttaattatatttGTATTAGTGGATTCATTTACTTCTAGCCAATGTACTTTATGAAGGTTTAAGCAAAATACAAAAGGTGGattttaccctccactacaccacagattataacacaataacaacaaGACAACTACTATGAATTTCACTAAATCCCATGTCATGCCCATATCTCCATTCAGTAGATAGTGTATgctctgtctcactcactcatCTCTCCCACTTAACCCCATCAGCAGTCagcagagacagaggaaggggaaCCAGACCTGCTCATCATCAAGGATGAGGGGGAAGCAGATGACCAGGACTCTAGGTCCAGCCACCCAGCCAGAACAGTGGAGGGCAGCAGAGAGCTAACCACCCAACCGGCTGCAGCCACCACAGAGGACCCCGCCTTCCAGTCTAGTGGCCCCAGATGCAACAACAgctacaacaacactgctatGGAGGTCAGTGGATCTGACGTCGTCTTCCTCCAGTCAGAAACAGAGAATGTGAACCAGGGACCCCAGCAGCACACAGGATTTGAAcccagagcagagagacagagtctgGACACAAAGTGTGACATGAACGGGGACCTCAATCTCCTAAGAGATTCTTTAAACCAGGTGTGGAGAGAGGCAGTAGCGACTAATGATGATACCTCTGCTGCTCACACTAAAGTTATGGATCTAGGGAGTGGCCCAGTGGGGCCAGAAACACAGAGTAGCTCGGCCATGGAAATGAGAAGTGTAGGGTTAGAAAACCACAGCTTTCCCCCCAAGTCGTTCCATTCCTCATCAGAACATGTGATAGTGATTGACTCCGTATCCAGTGGGCAGCAGGTAGATAGAGGTTTCGAGTGGGGTCAGGTGGGTACAGCTACTACACAACAGGTCAATGGGACTGGAAATAAGCAGGGAGTGGGAGTGTTTAACAGAAATGCACCAATGATTCACCCCGTACACCCCGATTCAATGAGAGACAACACAACGCTATTGGTAGCACCCGGTTTCCACCCTACAGAGAAAAATACAGGCATGCATTTTGACACAGGACATGCAAGTGAGGCCAACAAAGATAGTTGGTGTTCATTGGCAAGCCTCCATAGACCCTCTGAAATACCAGGAAGAGGAGTTCAACAACCAGCTCATACCTCACTTCCTGATTGCCATTTTAGACCAAGCGCCACAACTTCCTCTCACTCCAGTAATTTCCCCACACACTTTAGACCTGGCACTGTAGAACGACCGTACGGTTGCCCGAACTGCCATAAAAAGTTTCTCCACGAGAGCGACTTACGGCATCACATGATCATCCACACCAGGAAGCGAGCGTTCGCCTGCACGTTGTGTGAGAAGAGCTTTGTGTCCCCTAGCAAGCTCCAAGTGCACCAGAACgtccacactggagagaagccctTCAGTTGTGCACAGTGCGGACGCAGGTTCTCTCACTCCAGCAATCTGAATAGACATCAGAAGCTTCATCATTGAGAAGTGACACAGAATCAAGAGATTCCTATGGGAAAAAAGCTATGGATTAGAATTATGTCAGGTTTTTGCAATACTCTATGAAAGTCCTGCCTACTTCCTTGATCATGTACCTTGCATTTTTTTTAATGGGTTTTAAGAGTAAATAATCAAATTCATGAAAACGCTGTCATTTGATATACAGTTGggtccaaaagtatttggacagtgacacattttgttgttgttttggctctgtactccagcactttgctcatatttattatttttatgCCGAAaactctcactcatcattatttacaataaaagtgactccaaaatgacacaatacattatgtaCCAttcacagcttctaccctcaagccattagactgctaaactgTTAATCAAACGGCTACCCAGACAATTTGCATTGACAcccttttttacactgctgctacttgctgtttatctatgcatagtcactttacccctaactacatgtacatattaccttgactaacctgtacccccgcacattgactctgtgcctgtacccccctgtatatagcatcgttattttattgtgttactttttttctttaatttatttattttgtacaaATATTTTCTTACTTACTTTAAAATAaattctgcattgttggttaagggcttgtaagtaagcatttcacggtaatgtctactacacctgttctatacggtgcatgtgacaaataaaatttgatttgatttctattGGGTACAAAATCATCTgaaaaacaaccaaaacaaactgcaaatgcatccaacaagtagAGTCACAAGTTTGATGAAGGTAGGAATATCGCACAAATATGATCAATGGTTCATTTGATAGGGTGTCTTCTATCTTGACATTGTCAagtattgaaatctgacacgaATCCCAGACTTTTTTTGTGATCAAAAAGTCGTATTTCTCTTCATTTCCAGTGTAGTGAGAGTGGTTTTATCGCAATGGTACAACATACCGGCCAACTTTCTACCTTCTCGAACGGTAATAGCTCCTATACACATGAAAACGCATGACCCATGGTATTGATAGAACATCGCTCacacaaaaacaatataacattcaaaattGATGAATCTTTCCTGTAAAGTTTACAGTCTGTaatttaacctcatagtcattgtatcatttcaaattcaatgtgctggagtacagagccataAGAACAACAAAACATGTTCACTGTCCAAATGCCTTTGGATCTCACTATAAGCAGGCAAAGGTGTGTGAATCATGTTGGACATATTGGAATCAGAATAAAATAGATTTACACCAAAACAGTCTTTATGGGTAAAGTGTTTTACATAATTCTAAAAAAATTATCAAATTTCCTTAATTCATACATTAACCACCATCAAATGATATTATTGCACCTATATTGGATTTTGGATACCATATTGGATTTGAGGTCAAATCTAGGGTCCCCCCAAAAATAATCTGTGTGTTAATTACATGAGTAGGGGCAAAAGATACAAAATCCTTCAAGGAACCTTGGACCCAAAATGTTTAATTTCGATGTCTAAGCCCACTTGTTTTCTTTAGAGCCGATTACAATAgccacgacaacaacaacaacaaaaacgtgGAACTATGTATTTTTATCAAGCAGGACCAAACAGCGCTGGATGAGAGCAATGACTTGGGAACTTGTCTATTATTCAGCTACCAAAAAGTAAGGTGTACATTCATCATAAATATTAATACTTGATATTTCCACCTATTATATCTCTGTGTTTACAGGTATATATTTCCAAGATACATTAAGATATCCTGATGCTCTTTGCCTGTGTATGTGGGGCAGACAGCCTATATTGGGTTACATATGGTTATGTGGGAATGCCACTTCAAGCCAGGCATTATTGTGCACTTTTCTTAGTTTAGGGCGTTTTGTCACAATATCTATCAATTAACCACTTATTCAGTAAAATATTTTTACATAATCACCCATTTTAAAAAATAACAGCCATTATAGATGTGGAAAAAACATGTGTTTTGTAATAGCTCGGGTAGGGGTGTCTCCAACATTTTTGGGGCCACAAGCCTAGTTTTTTTGTTACTTAGCTACAACGTTGTTGTGATGGAGAACTcctgtacagtaggtggcggtgttAAACTTTAATTCCACAGTCCAGCATAATGATGAGGAAAAGGAAAGAATCACCGGCTACAAACAAAGCTAGCGATGTTTCGTTTCTGATAGGATTAACTTTATTTTAATAGCAAACTAGATAACTGtagattattataatattatagaAAACACAAAGACTGTTTTCATATTGAAAAGGGACCAAAAGCGTCGGGGGACAATGTCGGGTTCCGTGGTCGAGTTCCAGGCGCAGATAGCCTCAATCATGGAGGTGCTAGCCAACGCGGCTGTAGCCGAAATCTGCAAAGTTGTTGACGATGGCTATGCGGTTGTACACCTGAAGATGTCCCAAAGCCACAAGGAGAACGAATTTCTCCGGAGGAAAATGAAATTGATGGAACTTCAGATCGCGAGGTTTCGGTCTGAGAGAACAAAGTCTTCAGAGGGGTCCGTTCAAAATCGCTTCCATGGAATACGCCTGCAAAACAGACACAACCATCGAGAGACGGTAACGACAGGTTGGTGATGATGCATTTGACCGTGTACACAAAGAACATCAAAGAATCAACATTATTGAAAATAATATAATTATTTTAGAAATCCTTAGCCCTTCTTGAAGGCGTAGAAGGCCCGTTGTTCCCCNNNNNNNNNNNNNNNNNNNNNNNNNNNNNNNNNNNNNNNNNNNNNNNNNNNNNNNNNNNNNNNNNNNNNNNNNNNNNNNNNNNNNNNNNNNNNNNNNNNNNNNNNNNNNNNNNNNNNNNNNNNNNNNNNNNNNNNNNNNNNNNNNNNNNNNNNNNNNNNNNNNNNNNNNNNNNNNNNNNNNNNNNNNNNNNNNNNNNNNNNNNNNNNNNNNNNNNNNNNNNNNNNNNNNNNNNNNNNNNNNNNNNNNNNNNNNNNNNNNNNNNNNNNNNNNNNNNNNNNNNNNNNNNNNNNNNNNNNNNNNNNNNNNNNNNNNNNNNNNNNNNNNNNNNNNNNNNNNNNNNNNNNNNNNNNNNNNNNNNNNNNNNNNNNNNNNNNNNNNNNNNNNNNNNNNNNNNNNNNNNNNNNNNNNNNNNNNNNNNNNNNNNNNNNNNNNNNNNNNNNNNNNNNNNNNNNNNNNNNNNNNNNNNNNNNNNNNNNNNNNNNNNNNNNNNNNNNNNNNNacatatggaatcatgaagtaaccaaaaaaagtgttaaacaaatcaaaatatattttagattttacattcttgaaagtagccaccctttcctttgacagctttgcacactcttcggcattctcttaaccagcttcttggggaatgcttttacaaccatcttgaaggagttcccacatatgcagagcacttgttggctgcttttccttcactctgaggtccaactcatcccaaaccagctCAATTgggttgtggaggccaggtcatctgatgcagcactccatcactatccttctccgtcaaatagcccttacacagcctggacgtgtgttgggtcattgtcctgttgaaaaacaaatgatagtcccactaagcgcaaaccagatgggacagcgtatcgctgtggtagccatgctggttaagtgtgccttgaattctaaataaatccctgagtgtcaccagcaaagcacccccccaccatcacacttccttctccatgtttcacagtgggaaccacacatgcggcgatcatccgttcacctactctacctCTCACAAAatatctcacatttggactcatcagagcaAAGCAGACTTCcccccggtctaatgtccattgctcgtgtttcttggcccaagcaagtctcgtcttctcattggtgtcttttagtagtggtttctttgccacaattcaaccatgaaggcctgattcagtcttctctgaacagttgatgttgagatgtctcttgaactctgtgaagcatttatttgggctgcaatctgaggtgcagttaactctaatgaacttatcctctgcagcagaggtaactctgggtcttcctttcctgtcgtggtcctcatgagagccagtttcatcatagcgcctgatggtttttgtgactgcacttgaagaaactttcaaagtatatttttttaactaggcaagtcagttaaaaacaaattcttatttacaatgacagcgtaccccggccaaacccttacccagactacgctgggccaattgtgagcagccctatgggactcccaatcacggccagttgtgacacagcctggaatcgaaccagtctgtagtgacacctctagcactgagacacagtgcctaagaccgctgcgtcactctgGAGCCCACTTgggaatgggtaggtgtgtccaaacttttgactggtactgtatataaatagcCAAAGGGATTTTTGATAGTCTTGAGTAATAGCTAAACACCTAAATAACATGTAGCTTTATGTTTTTACAATAAACGAGAACATTGTAAATAAACGTTTTATTAGTAATAGAGGTGTAAGAAGAGCAGCAAGCATATAATGGTTTATGTTGTCCTTCACAGTAACCTGTAAGCACAATGTACTGGCTTCTCCTTTCAGTAACTACTGGGGTTCAGGATCTGATCTCTGGAAAataaacacagaacagaacagattgtCAGACAAACCAGAATGGAATACATGGAATATGAATGCACAAGTAAAGAATCTTAAGTCTATGGGACACAGGCACTTTTTGAGGTGTTTGCACAGTGTTGACATACAATGACGTTTGTAAGACCGTAACAACCAATCACAGAATGAGATTCAAGACGTTCCTTTATCTGGAAATATTTTTTTATGGAAACATGGTtcatgaaactgtcctcagagcaCTCCATGATATAGAATTAATTAATTTTTAAAAAATGTGCCTGTATCCCATAGGCTTTTTCAGATTTAAGGAATTTATTGATACTAACCTTCCCTGTGGAGTACTTCCTGAAAATGTAATTTGTCCGCATTGTATTGAAGGTTCTGCAGACCAGAGACAGGTTCCAGTTGCCTCActtcccctccacacacacaatatatccCAGAAGATCCATACCAGTGACTCGAGAGGAAGCTGCAAGCAACTGTGCTTTTAGTGTTTTAGTTGCCTATATCGATAAAGTGTTTGTCGTTGAACAGAAGACAGGAAAGTCACTAAGTAGGCTACAAGTCAAACTGTAGAAGACATTTATGGGTGAATCCACACAAAACTTGAAAACTTTTAATTTGCATTCAATTTAATCCATAGCAGGGCCCATTATAGGAAGGATTGTTGATTGAGtttattatatatataaataactcagcaaaaaaataaactgccctttttcaggaccctgtctttcaaagataattcgtaaaaatccaaataacttcactcTTCTTATGAAGATTTGTGAagttaacactgtttcccatgcttgttcaatgaaccataaacaatgaatgaacatgcacctgtggaacggtcgttaagacactaccagcttacagatggtaggcaattaaggtcacagttatgaaaacataggacactgaagaggcctttctactgactctgaaaaacac
This window harbors:
- the LOC129845363 gene encoding Krueppel-like factor luna isoform X2, translating into MSGSVVDFQVQIASIMEVLANAAVTEICKVVDDGYAVVHLKMSQSHKDNEFLRKKVKLMELQIARFRSERTKFSDGSVHNRFHGIRLLNRHNNRETATTGPTWQSRNGLSNRSFGNSSVLRDRQPIDVDQEDVSPSKHMDTTSDEQSAETEEGEPDLLIIKDEGEADDQDSRSSHPARTVEGSRELTTQPAAATTEDPAFQSSGPRCNNSYNNTAMEVSGSDVVFLQSETENVNQGPQQHTGFEPRAERQSLDTKCDMNGDLNLLRDSLNQVWREAVATNDDTSAAHTKVMDLGSGPVGPETQSSSAMEMRSVGLENHSFPPKSFHSSSEHVIVIDSVSSGQQVDRGFEWGQVGTATTQQVNGTGNKQGVGVFNRNAPMIHPVHPDSMRDNTTLLVAPGFHPTEKNTGMHFDTGHASEANKDSWCSLASLHRPSEIPGRGVQQPAHTSLPDCHFRPSATTSSHSSNFPTHFRPGTVERPYGCPNCHKKFLHESDLRHHMIIHTRKRAFACTLCEKSFVSPSKLQVHQNVHTGEKPFSCAQCGRRFSHSSNLNRHQKLHH
- the LOC129845363 gene encoding zinc finger protein 777-like isoform X1 yields the protein MSGSVVDFQVQIASIMEVLANAAVTEICKVVDDGYAVVHLKMSQSHKDNEFLRKKVKLMELQIARFRSERTKFSDGSVHNRFHGIRLLNRHNNRETATTGPTWQSRNGLSNRSFGNSSVLRDRQPIDVDQEDVSPSKHMDTTSDEKSAETEEGQPDLLIIKVEGEADDQDSRSRHPARTVEGSRELTTQLAAATTEDPAFQSSGPRGNNYNNTAMEQSAETEEGEPDLLIIKDEGEADDQDSRSSHPARTVEGSRELTTQPAAATTEDPAFQSSGPRCNNSYNNTAMEVSGSDVVFLQSETENVNQGPQQHTGFEPRAERQSLDTKCDMNGDLNLLRDSLNQVWREAVATNDDTSAAHTKVMDLGSGPVGPETQSSSAMEMRSVGLENHSFPPKSFHSSSEHVIVIDSVSSGQQVDRGFEWGQVGTATTQQVNGTGNKQGVGVFNRNAPMIHPVHPDSMRDNTTLLVAPGFHPTEKNTGMHFDTGHASEANKDSWCSLASLHRPSEIPGRGVQQPAHTSLPDCHFRPSATTSSHSSNFPTHFRPGTVERPYGCPNCHKKFLHESDLRHHMIIHTRKRAFACTLCEKSFVSPSKLQVHQNVHTGEKPFSCAQCGRRFSHSSNLNRHQKLHH